A single window of Fusobacterium periodonticum 1_1_41FAA DNA harbors:
- the aroQ gene encoding type II 3-dehydroquinate dehydratase, producing MKIMVINGPNLNMLGIREKNIYGTFTYEDLCKYIETYPNYKEKDIDFTFLQTNHEGEIVNFIHKAYTEKYDGIVLNAGGYTHTSVAIHDAIKAVSIPTVEVHISNIHAREEFRKVCMTSPACVGQITGLGKLGYVLAVVYLTEERKK from the coding sequence ATGAAAATAATGGTAATTAATGGACCTAACTTAAATATGTTAGGTATAAGAGAGAAAAATATCTATGGCACTTTCACTTATGAAGATTTATGTAAGTATATTGAAACTTATCCAAACTATAAGGAGAAAGATATTGACTTTACATTTTTACAAACTAATCATGAAGGTGAAATAGTTAATTTTATACATAAGGCTTATACAGAAAAATATGATGGTATTGTTTTGAATGCAGGGGGCTATACTCACACATCAGTTGCTATACATGATGCAATAAAGGCAGTTAGTATTCCCACTGTGGAAGTGCATATCTCAAATATTCATGCTAGAGAAGAATTTAGAAAAGTTTGTATGACTTCACCTGCCTGTGTTGGACAAATAACAGGACTAGGAAAGTTAGGCTATGTTTTAGCAGTTGTATATTTAACAGAAGAAAGGAAAAAATAA
- a CDS encoding MBL fold metallo-hydrolase, giving the protein MEINIIRGQNQIGGSIIEVSSKNTKIILDVGSNLDDKEIVVPEIEGLFKGKAKYDGALISHYHSDHVGLATRILPEIPIYMGEKSYEIHKVTREYIKKEYLKEPKTFKADEEFLIGDIKITLYLCDHSAFDSHMFLLECEGKKILYTGDFRSNGRKFFQSLLNKLPKVDALITEGTNLSNNKIGKINLTEKELEKRGIELLEGNDRPVFVLMAGTNIDRIVTLYKIANATKRLFLIDTYVGVITDTIGGNIPNPRTFSNVRIFLTNQDKYEILKNYPKNKIWKSKIAKSNFLMCIRASMKKYLESYPNEFSFEGCILFYSMWEGYKKQEDTKEFLEFMEEKGVKVISLHTSGHADEKDFDKLIKKVEPGIIIPIHTENSEWFKRYENCEVICDKNIIKI; this is encoded by the coding sequence ATGGAGATAAATATAATTCGTGGACAAAATCAAATAGGTGGTTCTATAATAGAGGTTTCATCTAAGAATACCAAAATTATTTTAGATGTTGGTAGTAACTTAGATGATAAAGAAATAGTAGTTCCTGAAATTGAAGGACTTTTTAAAGGAAAGGCTAAGTATGATGGAGCTTTAATTAGCCATTATCACAGTGATCATGTAGGCTTAGCAACAAGAATTCTTCCTGAGATACCAATATATATGGGAGAAAAAAGCTATGAAATACATAAGGTTACAAGAGAATATATAAAAAAAGAATATTTAAAAGAACCTAAAACTTTCAAAGCAGACGAAGAATTTCTTATAGGAGATATAAAAATTACACTCTATCTTTGTGACCATTCAGCTTTTGATTCTCATATGTTTCTATTGGAGTGTGAGGGGAAAAAGATATTATATACAGGGGATTTTCGCTCTAATGGAAGAAAATTTTTTCAGTCATTATTGAATAAGTTACCTAAAGTAGATGCTCTTATAACAGAAGGAACTAATCTTTCAAATAACAAAATAGGAAAGATAAATTTGACTGAGAAAGAACTTGAAAAGAGAGGAATAGAACTTTTAGAAGGAAATGATAGACCTGTGTTTGTATTAATGGCAGGAACAAATATAGATAGAATAGTTACTTTATATAAGATTGCAAATGCAACTAAAAGACTATTTCTAATAGATACTTATGTAGGAGTAATTACAGATACTATAGGTGGAAATATTCCTAATCCTAGAACATTTTCTAATGTTAGAATATTTTTAACGAATCAAGATAAATATGAAATTTTAAAAAATTATCCAAAAAATAAAATTTGGAAAAGCAAAATAGCTAAGAGTAATTTTTTAATGTGTATTAGAGCTTCAATGAAAAAGTATTTAGAAAGTTATCCAAATGAATTTTCTTTTGAAGGCTGTATACTGTTCTATTCAATGTGGGAAGGCTACAAAAAACAAGAAGATACAAAAGAGTTTTTAGAGTTCATGGAAGAAAAAGGGGTAAAAGTTATATCCTTACACACAAGTGGACATGCAGATGAAAAAGACTTTGATAAATTAATTAAAAAAGTTGAACCTGGAATAATAATTCCTATACATACAGAAAATTCTGAATGGTTCAAAAGATATGAAAATTGTGAAGTTATTTGTGATAAAAATATAATTAAAATATAA
- a CDS encoding toxin-antitoxin system YwqK family antitoxin, which produces MKKSLIALFILTSVLAFSEGNIKKVPYESMTRNDNGIAYFGNEKTPFTGIVEKKSKDGKLEAVISLKDGKLEGKTFTYYPNGKVKREETFQNALVNGAVKSYSENGILEYEANYKNDKKDGLEKTYYPNGKVEKEISYKNGKIDGLSRHFSDKGILLAEAYFTEGQPNGISKEYYPSGKLMSEQTFLMGSLNGPAKLYYESGKIKISSNYKNDVLDGKSSQYQENGKLVEELSYQYNQLNGLIKMYDKDGKLEYETQYVNDKRNGLSKKYYPNGKLLSEVNFKDDKEVGIMKAYYESGKLQGEVPYKDGLIDGTVKFYHENGKLNEETVFKNGKKNGTLKLYDENGKLERQANFVDDKQVN; this is translated from the coding sequence ATGAAAAAATCATTAATAGCTTTATTTATATTAACTTCAGTTTTAGCTTTTTCAGAAGGAAATATAAAAAAAGTTCCTTATGAAAGTATGACAAGAAATGATAATGGTATAGCTTATTTCGGAAATGAAAAGACTCCTTTTACTGGAATAGTTGAAAAGAAATCAAAAGATGGTAAACTTGAAGCTGTTATAAGTCTAAAAGATGGTAAATTAGAAGGAAAAACTTTTACATATTATCCTAATGGAAAGGTTAAAAGAGAAGAAACTTTTCAAAATGCTTTAGTCAATGGAGCTGTAAAAAGTTATTCTGAAAATGGAATTTTAGAATATGAGGCAAACTACAAAAATGATAAAAAAGATGGTTTAGAAAAAACTTACTATCCTAATGGTAAAGTTGAAAAAGAAATTTCTTATAAAAATGGTAAAATAGATGGTTTATCAAGACACTTCTCTGATAAAGGTATTTTATTAGCTGAGGCATATTTTACAGAAGGACAACCTAATGGAATTTCAAAAGAATATTATCCTAGTGGTAAATTAATGTCTGAGCAAACTTTCTTAATGGGTTCTTTAAATGGACCTGCAAAACTTTATTATGAAAGTGGTAAAATCAAAATTAGTTCTAATTACAAAAATGATGTTTTAGATGGTAAATCATCTCAATATCAAGAGAATGGAAAACTAGTAGAAGAGCTTTCGTATCAATATAATCAACTTAATGGTCTTATTAAGATGTATGATAAAGATGGAAAATTAGAATATGAAACTCAATATGTTAATGATAAAAGAAATGGCTTATCTAAAAAATATTATCCAAATGGTAAATTATTAAGTGAAGTTAATTTTAAAGATGACAAAGAAGTTGGAATAATGAAAGCTTACTATGAAAGTGGTAAATTACAAGGAGAAGTTCCTTATAAAGATGGGCTTATAGATGGTACAGTTAAATTTTATCATGAAAATGGTAAACTAAATGAAGAAACTGTTTTTAAAAATGGTAAGAAAAATGGAACTTTAAAACTTTATGATGAAAATGGTAAATTGGAAAGACAAGCTAATTTTGTAGATGATAAACAAGTAAACTAA
- a CDS encoding HAD-IIA family hydrolase: MKTYLIDLDGTMYSGNTNIDGAREFIAYLQEKGLAYIFLTNNATRTKTQAKEHMLNLGFKNIKEEDFFTSAIATAKYISKNYSERKCFMLGESGLEEALKEENFIFVEDKADFVVVGLDRKANYTKYSEALHHILAGAKFIATNSDRLLANNGTFDLGNGATVNMLEYASGVEAIKVGKPYQTILNILLEDKNLKKEDIILLGDNLETDIKLGYEGNIETIMVCSGVHDENDIERLKVYPTKVVKNLKELIRD, translated from the coding sequence ATGAAAACATATCTTATAGATTTAGACGGAACTATGTATAGCGGGAATACAAATATTGATGGAGCTAGAGAATTCATAGCCTATTTACAAGAAAAAGGCTTGGCCTATATATTTTTAACAAATAATGCAACAAGAACTAAAACTCAAGCTAAGGAACATATGTTAAATTTGGGTTTTAAAAATATAAAAGAAGAGGATTTTTTTACATCAGCAATAGCTACTGCTAAATATATTTCCAAAAATTATTCAGAAAGAAAATGCTTTATGCTAGGTGAAAGTGGTTTAGAGGAAGCTTTAAAAGAAGAAAACTTTATTTTCGTTGAGGATAAGGCTGATTTTGTTGTTGTAGGCTTGGATAGAAAGGCAAATTACACTAAATATAGCGAAGCCTTACATCATATTCTAGCTGGTGCTAAATTCATTGCAACTAACTCTGATAGATTACTTGCAAACAATGGAACTTTTGATTTAGGCAATGGGGCAACAGTAAATATGCTTGAATATGCTTCAGGAGTTGAGGCTATTAAAGTTGGGAAACCTTATCAAACAATATTAAATATTCTTTTAGAAGATAAGAACTTAAAAAAAGAAGATATAATCCTATTAGGTGATAATTTAGAAACTGATATTAAACTTGGTTATGAAGGGAACATTGAAACTATAATGGTTTGCTCTGGTGTACATGATGAGAATGACATTGAAAGATTAAAAGTCTATCCAACTAAGGTTGTTAAAAATTTGAAAGAATTGATAAGAGATTAA
- a CDS encoding chorismate mutase — protein sequence MTELELMRKKIDEIDEKLLVLFKERLEVSKQIGILKKKYKMSIFDPEREKQIISEATEAMPDNEKKYTESFLHNLMDISKEVQSE from the coding sequence ATGACAGAGCTAGAGCTAATGAGGAAAAAAATTGATGAAATTGATGAAAAGCTTTTAGTTTTGTTTAAAGAAAGATTAGAAGTTTCAAAGCAAATTGGTATATTGAAGAAAAAATATAAGATGAGTATTTTTGATCCTGAAAGAGAAAAACAAATAATATCAGAGGCAACAGAAGCCATGCCTGATAATGAAAAAAAATATACAGAAAGTTTTTTACATAATTTAATGGATATAAGTAAGGAGGTTCAAAGTGAATGA
- a CDS encoding toxin-antitoxin system YwqK family antitoxin, whose amino-acid sequence MKIKKISFLLILLFSINLLAANSKNKNIFDTSKLNVAKTQVLNGPVKTYHKNGKLKSKEYYVNNKKSGIWQYYHENGKLKSEAIFNTLSQDEEAIVKTYDEKGVIISSGKVVNGEMVDIWTYYDEMGRKLNTYDLKKGVIITYSEKGKVILQVSEKALLNRLEEIMVEVNNDRARANEEKN is encoded by the coding sequence ATGAAAATAAAAAAAATATCTTTTTTATTAATTTTACTTTTTAGCATTAATCTTCTTGCAGCTAATAGTAAAAATAAAAATATATTCGATACTTCAAAACTTAATGTAGCAAAAACACAAGTTTTAAATGGCCCTGTAAAAACTTACCATAAGAATGGAAAGTTAAAATCAAAAGAATATTATGTGAATAATAAAAAGTCTGGTATATGGCAATATTACCATGAAAATGGTAAATTAAAGTCTGAAGCAATATTTAATACTTTATCTCAAGATGAAGAAGCAATTGTCAAAACTTATGATGAAAAAGGAGTTATAATAAGTTCAGGTAAGGTTGTGAATGGAGAAATGGTTGACATTTGGACTTATTATGATGAAATGGGAAGAAAACTAAATACCTATGACTTAAAAAAGGGAGTAATAATAACTTATAGTGAAAAAGGAAAAGTAATACTTCAAGTATCTGAAAAAGCTTTACTTAACCGTTTGGAAGAAATAATGGTGGAGGTGAATAATGACAGAGCTAGAGCTAATGAGGAAAAAAATTGA
- a CDS encoding shikimate dehydrogenase family protein, whose translation MRKFGLLGKKLSHSLSPLLHKVFFEKFGVEAEYKLYEVEETEIDKFKSYMLENSIEGVNITVPYKKVFLDKLDFISDEAKAIGAINLLYIKDNKFYGDNTDYYGFKETLISNQIEPSEKKIAIIGRGGASASVYKVLKDMEAEDITFYFRKDKLSEIEFPENIEGDIIINTTPVGMYPNIKDNIVDEQILKKFKIAIDLIYNPLETKFLKIARENGLKTINGMEMLIEQALKTDEILYDIVLSNQLREKIIKKIIKRVKEFYENNGN comes from the coding sequence ATGAGAAAATTTGGACTTTTAGGTAAAAAGCTTTCACATTCTCTATCACCACTTCTACACAAGGTCTTTTTTGAAAAATTTGGAGTAGAGGCTGAATACAAGCTATATGAAGTTGAAGAAACTGAAATAGATAAGTTTAAAAGCTATATGCTTGAAAATTCTATTGAAGGAGTAAATATAACTGTTCCTTACAAGAAGGTATTTTTAGATAAACTAGATTTCATCAGTGATGAAGCTAAAGCAATAGGTGCTATAAATCTTCTCTATATAAAAGATAATAAATTTTATGGCGATAACACAGATTATTACGGTTTTAAAGAGACACTTATTAGTAATCAAATAGAACCAAGTGAGAAAAAGATAGCAATTATCGGTAGAGGTGGAGCTAGTGCCAGTGTGTATAAAGTTTTAAAGGATATGGAAGCAGAAGATATAACTTTCTATTTTAGAAAAGATAAATTGAGTGAAATAGAATTTCCAGAAAATATAGAAGGCGATATAATAATAAATACAACTCCTGTTGGAATGTATCCTAATATTAAAGATAATATTGTAGATGAACAAATTTTAAAAAAATTCAAAATAGCTATAGACTTAATATACAATCCTTTAGAGACAAAATTTTTAAAAATAGCAAGAGAAAATGGTTTAAAAACTATAAATGGAATGGAAATGTTGATAGAACAAGCCTTAAAGACAGATGAAATTCTGTATGATATTGTCTTATCAAATCAACTTAGAGAAAAAATAATTAAAAAAATAATAAAGAGGGTTAAAGAGTTTTATGAAAATAATGGTAATTAA
- a CDS encoding autotransporter outer membrane beta-barrel domain-containing protein: protein MKKSKKVFGLFAFLLVCGNINAGSVGAPEEYPGIRYDYNNVNVSLPVFNFTENLTNGGNYIRVGGNSTLDIASDLNINLTSNIPISYSPGVYGNAVGLGAFGKNNGAPTINAKNVKIKVEAGAADGNNAPRGMVMYDGAKYFGENIDINLITNSTTEGNDVIGLDFGTNDENLVGNPSNTVMNVKDINIKIENNQVVIPAGGEQNTLVGLWQYGEKNQTSSFTSTGNLNIEIDDKTNKASYHTSVGIIVAGDSAAKMTLNNSNIKIKSKADNDYYGGAIVLGYPDYEAATTGQGATLESKGKMVLDTTEAPDVATLNLHGHGSLFKADFENSSTEIKSGGTAIRFAGVSQEFINEGEDTKPGRDLTISLKNAKITTSATAPYSAPLIVVEDGVKNATFNLSGPGSIAKAAEKNNLLSVKGKADVTLNISDGAKASGTITRGSSGEITTNITNNAVWSVPANSGSTYSSNLTLKNGGTLNLSDESHPHTSGINYYEVKVFGSKTDDGKLVNDNGVITMANTSYNDEVEIYGNYEGKNGAKIKMNTLWNAPGDANGTNSKSDILKILQGGSSKLGNATGVTEIVPVALDGRVNIIEGNIQKVAQAVNTVPVVVADKAVAGTFVGTAQTTGAGEVQLTSKLNSNGQRVFFWTLNALDGTNPYDDGTSKNYRLGKARTILNSSVAGYINTAKVNMDSGFTSLSTLHERRGENALDVNNRKGQAWARIIGQHSKDEGKERFNYETDIYGVQAGYDFNIKNSEDGNRYTGLYFTNTAANTDFYDRYRAENGIIVSDKYTGKVKTKDFSLGLTTTKYYNNGFYLDLVGQLSFINNKYNSRDGVSAKQRGNALAFSVEGGKNYGLGSNWTIEPQAQLIYQYLNLKDFNDGVREVHYGNDSALRARLGFRTTYKKSFYSIANVWHDFSNTTEANIGSDVVKEKYSATWGEIGLGVQLPITNSAYVYSDIRYERSFTSNPKHKGYRGTVGFKYTF from the coding sequence ATGAAAAAATCAAAAAAAGTTTTTGGGCTATTTGCCTTTCTGCTAGTATGTGGCAATATAAATGCTGGGTCAGTAGGAGCACCTGAGGAATATCCTGGTATTAGATATGACTATAATAATGTCAATGTAAGTCTTCCAGTTTTTAATTTTACAGAAAATTTGACTAATGGTGGAAACTATATAAGAGTAGGAGGAAATTCTACATTAGATATCGCTTCTGATTTAAATATTAATTTAACGAGCAATATACCAATCTCATATTCACCAGGTGTATATGGAAATGCAGTTGGTTTAGGAGCTTTTGGAAAAAATAATGGAGCACCTACCATAAATGCTAAAAATGTTAAAATAAAAGTTGAAGCAGGAGCAGCTGATGGTAATAATGCTCCTAGAGGAATGGTAATGTATGATGGTGCTAAGTACTTTGGAGAAAATATAGATATAAATTTAATTACAAATTCTACAACTGAAGGGAATGATGTAATAGGACTTGATTTTGGAACAAATGATGAGAATTTAGTAGGAAATCCTAGTAATACTGTAATGAATGTCAAAGATATAAATATAAAAATAGAAAATAACCAAGTTGTGATACCAGCTGGTGGTGAGCAAAATACACTGGTTGGACTTTGGCAGTATGGAGAAAAAAATCAAACATCAAGCTTTACATCAACAGGAAATTTGAATATAGAAATAGATGATAAGACAAATAAGGCCTCATATCATACTTCAGTAGGAATCATTGTTGCAGGTGATAGTGCAGCAAAAATGACTTTAAATAATTCAAATATCAAAATAAAGTCAAAAGCAGATAATGACTATTATGGAGGGGCTATTGTTTTAGGTTATCCAGATTATGAAGCTGCAACAACAGGACAAGGAGCAACTTTAGAATCTAAAGGAAAGATGGTTTTAGATACTACAGAAGCACCTGATGTTGCAACATTAAATTTACATGGTCATGGAAGCTTATTTAAAGCAGATTTTGAAAACAGTTCAACTGAAATAAAATCAGGAGGAACTGCTATTAGATTTGCAGGAGTTTCTCAAGAGTTTATTAATGAAGGTGAAGATACTAAACCAGGAAGAGATTTAACTATAAGTTTAAAGAATGCTAAAATTACAACTTCAGCTACTGCTCCTTATTCTGCTCCTTTAATTGTTGTTGAAGATGGTGTTAAAAATGCAACTTTCAATTTATCAGGTCCTGGAAGCATAGCAAAAGCAGCAGAGAAAAATAATTTACTTTCAGTTAAAGGAAAGGCTGATGTAACTTTAAATATAAGTGATGGAGCAAAGGCAAGTGGAACAATCACAAGAGGTTCTAGTGGTGAAATAACAACTAATATTACAAATAATGCTGTTTGGTCAGTACCTGCAAACAGTGGAAGTACTTATTCTTCTAATTTAACTTTAAAAAATGGAGGAACTCTTAATCTGTCAGATGAAAGTCATCCACATACTAGTGGAATTAATTATTATGAAGTTAAAGTTTTTGGTTCTAAAACTGATGATGGAAAACTTGTTAATGACAATGGAGTAATAACTATGGCTAATACTTCATATAATGATGAAGTTGAAATCTATGGTAATTATGAAGGTAAAAATGGAGCAAAAATTAAAATGAATACATTGTGGAATGCTCCAGGTGATGCTAATGGTACAAACTCAAAATCAGACATATTGAAAATTTTACAAGGAGGTTCTTCTAAATTAGGAAATGCAACAGGAGTTACAGAAATTGTTCCTGTAGCTCTCGATGGAAGAGTAAATATAATAGAAGGAAATATTCAAAAGGTAGCTCAAGCAGTAAATACTGTACCTGTTGTAGTTGCTGACAAAGCAGTTGCTGGAACTTTCGTAGGAACAGCTCAAACAACAGGAGCTGGAGAAGTTCAACTTACAAGTAAACTAAACAGTAATGGTCAAAGAGTATTCTTCTGGACATTGAACGCCCTAGATGGAACTAACCCTTATGATGATGGTACAAGTAAAAATTATAGATTAGGAAAGGCTAGAACAATACTTAATTCATCAGTGGCTGGATATATAAATACAGCTAAGGTAAATATGGATTCAGGTTTTACTAGTTTATCAACTTTACATGAACGTAGAGGAGAAAATGCCCTAGATGTAAATAATAGAAAAGGACAAGCTTGGGCTCGTATAATTGGTCAACACTCAAAAGATGAAGGTAAAGAAAGATTTAACTATGAAACAGATATATATGGAGTACAAGCAGGATATGATTTTAACATAAAAAATTCTGAAGATGGAAACAGATATACAGGATTATACTTTACCAATACAGCTGCTAATACAGACTTTTATGATAGATATAGAGCTGAAAATGGTATCATAGTTTCAGATAAATATACAGGTAAAGTTAAGACTAAAGATTTTAGTTTAGGTCTTACAACAACAAAATACTATAATAATGGTTTCTATTTAGATTTAGTAGGACAATTATCTTTTATCAATAATAAATATAATTCAAGAGATGGAGTGTCTGCTAAACAAAGAGGAAATGCTTTAGCATTCTCAGTTGAAGGTGGAAAAAATTATGGTTTAGGAAGTAATTGGACAATTGAACCACAAGCTCAATTAATCTATCAATATTTAAATTTAAAAGATTTTAATGATGGAGTACGTGAAGTTCATTATGGAAATGACTCTGCTCTTCGTGCTAGATTAGGTTTCAGAACTACATATAAGAAATCTTTCTATTCTATAGCTAATGTATGGCATGATTTCAGTAATACAACAGAAGCGAACATAGGTTCTGATGTAGTAAAAGAAAAATATTCTGCAACTTGGGGAGAAATTGGTCTAGGAGTACAACTTCCAATAACAAATAGTGCTTATGTATACTCAGACATAAGATATGAAAGATCATTCACATCAAATCCTAAGCATAAAGGATATCGTGGAACAGTTGGATTTAAATATACATTCTAA
- a CDS encoding exodeoxyribonuclease III produces MKLISWNVNGIRAAIKKGFLDYFNEQNADIFCLQETKLSAGQLDLELKGYHQYWNYAEKKGYSGTAIFTKEEPLSVSYGLGIEEHDKEGRVITLEFEKFYMITVYTPNSKDELLRLDYRMVWEDEFRKYLKNLEKKKPVVVCGDLNVAHKEIDLKNPKTNRRNAGFTDEERGKFTELLESGFIDTFRYFYPDLEHAYSWWSYRANARKNNTGWRIDYFVVSKALEKYLVDAEIHAQTEGSDHCPVVLFLDFKK; encoded by the coding sequence ATGAAATTAATATCTTGGAATGTAAATGGAATTAGAGCAGCTATAAAGAAAGGTTTTTTAGATTATTTTAATGAACAAAATGCTGATATATTCTGTTTACAAGAAACAAAATTAAGTGCAGGACAATTGGATTTAGAATTAAAAGGTTATCATCAATATTGGAACTATGCTGAAAAAAAAGGTTATTCAGGAACTGCAATTTTTACTAAGGAAGAACCTTTATCAGTTAGTTATGGTCTAGGTATAGAAGAACATGACAAAGAAGGAAGAGTTATTACTCTTGAATTTGAAAAATTCTATATGATAACAGTTTACACTCCTAACTCTAAAGATGAACTTTTAAGACTTGATTACAGAATGGTATGGGAAGATGAATTCAGAAAGTACCTAAAAAATTTAGAAAAGAAGAAACCTGTGGTTGTTTGTGGAGACTTAAATGTTGCTCATAAAGAAATAGACTTAAAAAATCCAAAGACTAATAGAAGAAATGCAGGGTTTACTGATGAAGAAAGAGGTAAGTTTACTGAACTTTTAGAAAGTGGTTTCATCGATACTTTTAGATATTTTTATCCAGACTTAGAGCATGCTTACTCTTGGTGGTCATATAGAGCAAATGCAAGAAAAAATAATACAGGGTGGAGAATAGATTATTTTGTTGTGTCTAAGGCTCTTGAAAAATATCTAGTAGATGCAGAAATTCATGCTCAAACAGAAGGATCAGACCATTGTCCAGTGGTACTATTTCTAGATTTTAAAAAATAA
- a CDS encoding BspA family leucine-rich repeat surface protein, with the protein MKKLLLLLFMLILSISASSKNFKYHPKTKAELQELIENERVYLGDIDTSAITDMSYLFIKEKNKIDACGTTYEYITTKRKNFSGIGKWDTSNVTDMEGLFYKMKDFNEDISAWNTSKVENMSSMFEDADSFNRSLNNWDVSKVKTMKNMFRGATSFNQPLNKWNVGEVMDMEEMFEAAYKFNQNINSWNVSKVKNMSYMFNSAKEFNQPLNNWNVSSVEDMTCMFRYTKKFNQPLNSWNVSKVKYMEEMFFEAVSFNQSLNRWNVSNVKDMARMFCDAKKFNQDLSMWKVQGATDTVNMFLGSPLENRKPKWEGQ; encoded by the coding sequence ATGAAAAAGTTATTGTTGTTACTATTTATGTTAATATTATCAATATCAGCTAGTTCAAAAAATTTTAAATATCATCCAAAAACAAAAGCTGAACTTCAAGAGTTAATAGAAAATGAAAGGGTTTATCTTGGTGATATAGATACATCAGCTATTACAGATATGTCCTATTTATTTATAAAAGAAAAAAATAAAATAGATGCCTGTGGGACAACCTATGAGTATATAACTACAAAAAGAAAAAACTTTTCAGGTATAGGGAAATGGGATACTTCAAATGTAACTGATATGGAAGGTCTATTCTATAAAATGAAAGATTTTAATGAAGACATATCAGCTTGGAATACATCAAAAGTGGAGAATATGTCAAGTATGTTTGAAGATGCAGACAGTTTTAATCGATCACTAAATAATTGGGATGTATCAAAAGTAAAAACAATGAAAAATATGTTTAGAGGAGCAACATCATTCAACCAACCATTAAATAAATGGAATGTTGGTGAAGTAATGGATATGGAAGAAATGTTTGAGGCTGCTTACAAATTCAATCAAAATATTAATTCATGGAATGTATCTAAGGTAAAGAATATGTCATATATGTTTAATAGTGCAAAAGAATTTAATCAACCATTGAATAATTGGAATGTATCTAGTGTTGAAGATATGACTTGTATGTTTAGATATACTAAGAAATTTAATCAGCCTCTTAACTCATGGAATGTTTCAAAAGTAAAGTATATGGAAGAGATGTTTTTTGAAGCAGTATCATTTAATCAAAGTCTTAATCGTTGGAATGTATCGAATGTTAAAGATATGGCTCGTATGTTCTGTGATGCAAAAAAATTTAATCAAGATTTAAGTATGTGGAAGGTACAAGGAGCAACTGATACTGTGAATATGTTTTTAGGTTCACCTTTAGAAAATAGAAAACCTAAATGGGAAGGACAATAA